The following are from one region of the Lacinutrix sp. Bg11-31 genome:
- a CDS encoding DUF3857 domain-containing protein, whose amino-acid sequence MKKTTIVLVFLFFAIISFSQSKFNASGYNVTNSDLTKNTYAKDSTANALVIYEFGNSYFDQDDFRLKTEIKRKIKILNRDGFDQANVSILLYKNSDNKEKVTKIIGTTTNTNTNGTLDIQKLNKSQIFTEKYNDNYTLVKFTMPNIKEGSVIKYSYTLDTPFIFNYRNWYFQTNIPTLYSEYHASIPANYDYNIKLVGKTPLNINTNDVEKECLKSSSGAKADCFKTVYVMKDVPAFIDEEYMTTKENYISKVEYELKVYTGFDGRRDNITKSWKTVDKELKTEKSIGRQLNKGSVVKELLSHETTTEKDQLKKAQAIVEYVQNNYKWDEKFNIFGDLSLKDLIKNKVGRASEINLLLFNLLNENNIEVLPILMSTRSNGLPTRIFPVISEFNYIIIQAKIAGETYFLDATSPYLSFGQLPYRCLNQYGRLLDLKTGSSWVDIKPKDKFSVSYKVTSKINETGTINGSIKHQATGYKSSDLKANYFKNKSSYLTDYQNENTNITITNHEVKTTSKNSEEFIEVVDFEIPSETIGNAIYINPFITTFFAENPFKLQERTYPIDFGYKDSYTYIYKLDYDTNLFEVSEVPEIKKCQLPNGKGTLLFNVTKSDSKIIIYFKFNFKEAIYNQNYYPYLKEYFSTIVDLQKNSLIVLKKK is encoded by the coding sequence ATGAAAAAGACCACAATAGTACTAGTTTTCTTATTTTTTGCAATTATTAGTTTTTCTCAATCTAAATTTAATGCTTCTGGATATAATGTTACTAATAGCGATTTAACAAAAAATACATATGCTAAAGATTCTACAGCAAATGCTTTAGTGATTTATGAATTTGGAAACTCCTATTTTGATCAAGATGACTTTAGATTAAAAACCGAGATTAAACGTAAAATTAAAATTCTTAATAGAGATGGTTTCGACCAAGCAAATGTTTCCATTTTACTATATAAAAACAGTGATAATAAAGAAAAAGTAACTAAAATAATTGGCACTACTACTAATACAAATACTAACGGAACATTAGACATCCAGAAACTCAATAAAAGTCAAATTTTCACAGAAAAGTATAACGACAATTATACCTTAGTTAAATTTACAATGCCAAATATAAAAGAAGGCTCAGTAATTAAATATAGCTATACCTTAGATACTCCTTTTATTTTTAATTATAGAAACTGGTATTTTCAAACTAATATTCCGACACTATATAGTGAGTATCATGCAAGTATACCTGCTAATTACGATTATAACATTAAATTGGTTGGCAAAACACCTTTAAATATAAATACCAACGATGTTGAGAAAGAGTGTTTAAAATCATCTTCAGGAGCAAAAGCAGATTGTTTTAAAACTGTTTATGTTATGAAAGATGTTCCAGCTTTTATAGATGAAGAATATATGACTACTAAAGAAAATTATATTTCAAAAGTAGAATACGAATTGAAGGTTTATACAGGTTTTGATGGGCGTAGAGACAATATCACCAAATCATGGAAAACAGTAGACAAAGAATTAAAAACAGAGAAAAGTATTGGAAGACAATTAAATAAAGGTTCAGTTGTTAAAGAGCTACTTTCTCATGAAACTACAACCGAAAAAGATCAATTAAAAAAGGCTCAAGCTATTGTAGAATATGTACAAAACAACTATAAATGGGATGAAAAATTTAATATTTTTGGAGACCTTTCTTTAAAAGATTTAATAAAAAATAAAGTTGGTAGAGCTTCAGAAATTAACTTGTTATTATTTAATTTACTTAACGAAAATAATATTGAAGTACTACCAATATTAATGTCTACAAGATCTAACGGATTACCAACACGAATATTTCCGGTAATCTCAGAATTTAACTACATAATTATTCAAGCTAAAATAGCTGGAGAAACATATTTCTTAGATGCTACAAGCCCATATTTATCTTTTGGGCAATTACCATACAGATGCCTTAACCAATATGGTAGGCTGTTAGATTTAAAAACCGGAAGCTCTTGGGTAGACATTAAACCAAAAGATAAATTTTCGGTTAGCTATAAAGTTACTTCAAAAATTAATGAAACAGGAACTATTAATGGCTCTATAAAACATCAAGCTACAGGTTATAAATCTAGTGATTTAAAGGCAAATTACTTTAAAAATAAATCTAGTTACCTAACAGACTATCAAAACGAAAACACAAACATTACAATTACAAATCACGAAGTTAAAACAACGTCTAAAAATAGTGAAGAGTTTATTGAAGTTGTAGATTTTGAAATTCCATCTGAAACCATTGGAAACGCCATTTATATAAATCCTTTTATTACAACCTTTTTCGCCGAAAACCCTTTTAAACTTCAAGAAAGAACTTATCCTATAGATTTTGGCTATAAAGATTCTTACACTTACATATATAAACTAGATTACGACACTAATTTATTTGAAGTAAGCGAAGTTCCAGAAATAAAAAAATGCCAGTTACCTAACGGAAAAGGAACTCTGCTGTTCAATGTAACAAAAAGTGATTCTAAAATTATAATCTATTTTAAATTCAATTTTAAAGAAGCCATTTACAATCAAAACTATTATCCTTATTTAAAAGAGTATTTTAGTACTATAGTAGATTTGCAAAAAAATTCACTAATTGTTTTAAAGAAAAAATAG
- a CDS encoding four helix bundle protein, whose product MRESILKTKSYDFALRIISVYKSISSNYKEYTLSKQLLRSGTSIGANIREAEFAQSNKDFISKMSIALKEANETDYWISLLKDSNYIDSETSKTLIFANNELIKMLVSTINTMKSKA is encoded by the coding sequence ATGAGAGAATCAATTTTAAAGACTAAAAGTTATGATTTTGCTTTAAGAATTATTTCAGTATACAAATCTATTTCTTCTAATTATAAAGAATATACTTTATCAAAACAACTACTAAGAAGCGGCACATCAATTGGTGCTAATATTAGAGAAGCAGAGTTTGCTCAATCTAATAAAGATTTTATTAGTAAAATGAGTATCGCTCTTAAAGAAGCTAACGAAACAGACTATTGGATATCTTTATTAAAAGACTCTAATTATATAGATTCAGAAACTAGTAAAACACTTATTTTTGCTAATAATGAATTAATAAAAATGTTAGTTTCGACAATTAACACTATGAAATCAAAAGCCTAA
- a CDS encoding ion transporter: protein MSKTSKHNWKNKLHEIIYEADTPAGKLFDVILLIFILASIALVMLESVSSIDARYHNALYIGEWLVTILFSIEYIARVITVQKPKKYIFSFYGIIDLLSTIPMYLSFILAGSHALVALRALRLLRVFRILKLARYMGASNQLASAIKSSRAKISVFLFAVIIASIIFGTLMYLVEGEENGFTNIPKSVYWCIVTLTTVGFGDITPQTPLGQFLATLIMVLGYGIIAVPTGIVSAEYSKTLTKKEEENNGEPEKIQLNSQSCQNCLTTNHKDGAEYCYNCGHNLHID, encoded by the coding sequence ATGAGTAAAACAAGTAAACATAACTGGAAAAACAAACTCCATGAGATTATTTACGAAGCAGATACACCTGCTGGAAAATTGTTTGATGTTATTTTGCTTATTTTTATTCTAGCTAGTATTGCATTAGTAATGCTAGAAAGTGTTAGTTCTATTGACGCTAGATATCACAATGCATTATATATTGGAGAATGGTTAGTAACTATTCTTTTTTCTATTGAATATATTGCCAGAGTTATTACAGTACAAAAACCAAAAAAGTATATTTTTAGTTTTTATGGAATAATAGACCTTCTATCTACAATCCCAATGTATTTGTCTTTTATATTGGCTGGAAGTCACGCTTTAGTAGCGTTAAGAGCTTTACGTTTATTGCGTGTTTTTAGAATTTTAAAACTGGCGAGATACATGGGAGCATCGAACCAATTAGCTAGTGCTATTAAATCTAGTCGAGCCAAAATATCTGTATTTTTGTTTGCTGTAATTATTGCATCTATCATTTTTGGTACGCTAATGTATTTAGTAGAAGGCGAAGAAAATGGTTTTACAAATATCCCTAAGAGTGTGTATTGGTGTATTGTAACACTAACTACTGTTGGCTTTGGTGATATTACACCACAAACTCCTTTAGGCCAATTTCTTGCAACGCTTATTATGGTTTTAGGTTATGGTATTATTGCTGTACCAACAGGAATTGTTTCTGCAGAATACAGCAAAACATTAACCAAAAAAGAGGAAGAAAATAATGGTGAACCTGAGAAAATTCAGCTTAACTCTCAATCTTGTCAAAACTGTTTAACAACGAACCATAAAGATGGTGCCGAATATTGTTATAACTGCGGCCACAACCTTCATATAGATTAA
- the miaA gene encoding tRNA (adenosine(37)-N6)-dimethylallyltransferase MiaA, giving the protein MNSKNKYLISIVGPTAIGKTSLSIKLAQHYNTEILSADSRQFYKEMQIGTAAPTVDELAQAKHHFIHHKSIEDIYNVGAFEKEAIATLDTLFKTHDVVIMVGGSGLYVDAVTKGLDYFPEVDKSIREGLNSELVETGLETLQLQLKKLDIEAYNTIAIDNPQRVIRALEICIGSGKPYSSFLNKDKNKRIFKTITIGLTAEREIIYNRINKRVDIMLAQGQLEEAKLLIDKQHLNALNTVGYKELFNYFKEEWTFDFAIEEMKKNSRRFAKRQLTWFKRNKDTFWFDYLEDVSNIIKAIEKSKL; this is encoded by the coding sequence TTGAATTCTAAAAACAAATACCTAATTTCCATTGTTGGACCTACAGCGATTGGAAAAACGAGCTTGAGTATTAAACTTGCTCAACACTATAATACCGAAATACTCTCGGCAGATTCTAGACAGTTTTACAAAGAAATGCAAATTGGTACTGCTGCTCCAACGGTTGATGAGTTAGCGCAAGCAAAACATCATTTTATTCATCATAAATCTATTGAAGACATCTATAATGTTGGTGCTTTTGAAAAAGAAGCAATAGCAACATTAGATACTTTGTTTAAAACACATGATGTAGTTATTATGGTTGGTGGTTCTGGCCTTTATGTAGATGCTGTTACAAAAGGATTAGATTATTTTCCTGAGGTAGACAAAAGCATCAGAGAAGGCTTGAATTCGGAATTGGTTGAAACAGGACTAGAAACACTTCAGCTACAGCTAAAAAAACTTGATATTGAAGCTTACAATACAATTGCAATAGATAATCCGCAACGTGTTATTCGTGCTTTAGAAATTTGTATTGGCAGCGGAAAACCTTATTCTTCGTTTTTAAATAAAGATAAAAACAAGCGCATTTTTAAAACTATTACTATTGGTTTAACTGCAGAACGTGAAATAATTTACAATCGTATTAATAAACGTGTAGATATTATGCTTGCTCAAGGACAGCTTGAAGAAGCAAAATTGCTTATAGATAAACAACATCTTAACGCGTTAAATACTGTAGGCTACAAAGAACTCTTTAATTATTTTAAAGAAGAATGGACGTTTGATTTCGCTATTGAAGAAATGAAAAAAAATTCGCGTCGTTTTGCAAAACGTCAACTTACTTGGTTTAAACGTAATAAAGATACTTTCTGGTTTGATTATTTAGAAGATGTAAGCAACATTATTAAAGCTATAGAAAAATCTAAATTGTAA
- a CDS encoding exonuclease domain-containing protein → MYAIIDIETTGGKYNEEGITEIAIYKFDGHEVVDQFISLVNPEREIQPFVVNLTGINSNMLKNAPKFYEIAKRVVEITEGCVVVAHNAQFDNRILTTEFKRLGFDFDRETLCTVELAKTLIPDLPSYSLGKLVRSLGIPVTDRHRASGDALATVKLFKLLLSKDVEKTIIQTFLRKHPKLQLEPKLTDIIAQMPSETGVYYIHNKNGNIIYIGKSKNIKKRINQHFTGTDRKSKKIQIQVATVTYDTTGSELIALLKESHEIKQNKPLFNRAMRKTKISHALYSSIDSNGYINLTIDPADGRKKVITTFSNKQSAKDFLHRAVETYSLCLKLCGLEKTLDSCFRYELKECEGACLNEENTVLYNKRVNEFIEKYSYKDQNMIIIDKGRKVDERSAVLIENGVFTGYAFYDLNHQINNIDILKSIIIPMTNNRHTQHIIQSYLRKNKRLKILKF, encoded by the coding sequence TTGTACGCAATAATAGACATAGAAACCACAGGTGGTAAGTATAACGAAGAAGGCATAACAGAGATTGCTATTTACAAATTTGATGGTCACGAAGTTGTAGACCAATTTATTAGTTTAGTAAATCCGGAAAGAGAAATCCAACCATTTGTTGTAAACCTTACTGGTATTAACAGTAACATGTTAAAAAACGCGCCAAAGTTTTACGAGATCGCAAAACGAGTTGTAGAAATCACAGAAGGTTGCGTAGTTGTAGCACATAATGCACAATTTGACAACCGAATATTAACTACAGAATTTAAACGTTTAGGTTTCGATTTCGATCGTGAAACACTATGTACTGTAGAATTAGCTAAAACACTTATTCCAGATTTACCGTCTTATAGTTTAGGTAAATTAGTACGTTCTTTAGGCATACCTGTTACAGACAGGCATCGTGCTTCTGGAGATGCATTAGCTACTGTAAAACTCTTTAAATTATTATTGAGTAAAGATGTCGAAAAAACAATTATTCAAACCTTTTTAAGAAAACATCCTAAGTTACAATTAGAGCCAAAACTAACAGATATTATTGCTCAAATGCCTTCGGAAACAGGTGTTTATTATATCCATAATAAAAATGGAAACATTATTTATATTGGTAAGAGTAAGAACATTAAAAAACGAATAAATCAGCATTTTACAGGTACAGATAGAAAATCTAAAAAAATTCAAATTCAAGTAGCAACAGTAACTTACGATACTACTGGTAGCGAACTTATTGCCTTACTAAAAGAGAGTCACGAAATAAAACAAAACAAACCTCTTTTTAATCGTGCAATGAGAAAAACAAAAATTTCTCATGCATTGTATAGTTCTATAGATAGTAATGGTTATATAAATTTAACTATTGATCCTGCAGATGGACGCAAAAAAGTTATAACAACTTTTAGCAATAAACAAAGTGCAAAAGACTTTTTGCATCGTGCAGTAGAAACGTATTCTTTATGTTTAAAACTTTGTGGTTTAGAAAAAACGCTTGATAGCTGTTTTAGATATGAATTAAAAGAATGTGAAGGTGCTTGTTTAAATGAAGAAAACACAGTGCTTTACAATAAGCGCGTTAATGAGTTTATTGAAAAATACAGCTATAAAGATCAAAACATGATTATTATAGATAAAGGTAGAAAGGTAGATGAACGCAGTGCTGTTTTAATTGAAAATGGTGTTTTTACAGGTTATGCTTTTTACGATTTAAACCACCAAATAAACAATATAGATATTCTAAAATCTATTATTATCCCTATGACTAATAATAGACACACACAGCATATAATACAAAGCTATTTACGTAAAAACAAACGTCTTAAAATTTTAAAATTTTAA